The following are from one region of the Thiocapsa rosea genome:
- the istB gene encoding IS21-like element helper ATPase IstB codes for MLLHPTLETLAQLRLDGMLKALQEQLEMPEIQTLSFEERLGLLLDRELSTRENRRLKTRLKQAKLREPAAIEDLDYRTHRGLDKALMSRLATGQWIGEHLNVILTGPTGVGKTWIACALAHKACRDGFTVRYLRLPRLLQDLAMARAEGRYTKLLAELARTELLVLDDWGLAPLNDEQRRDLLEILDDRFKTRATLVTSQLPVALWHDYLGDPTLADAILDRLVHCAYKINLTGDSMRKHSTGLTDDPALA; via the coding sequence ATGTTGCTTCACCCCACCCTGGAGACCCTCGCGCAACTGCGCCTCGACGGCATGCTCAAGGCTCTGCAGGAACAACTCGAGATGCCGGAGATTCAAACCCTGAGCTTCGAGGAGCGCCTCGGCCTGCTGCTCGATCGCGAGCTGAGCACGCGCGAGAATCGACGCCTCAAGACCCGGCTGAAACAGGCCAAGCTGCGTGAGCCGGCCGCCATCGAAGATCTCGACTACCGCACGCACCGCGGCCTGGACAAAGCCCTGATGAGCCGCCTGGCGACCGGTCAGTGGATCGGCGAGCACCTCAACGTCATCCTCACCGGGCCGACCGGCGTCGGAAAAACGTGGATCGCGTGCGCACTGGCCCACAAGGCCTGCCGCGACGGCTTCACCGTGCGCTATCTGCGCCTGCCCCGGCTGCTGCAGGATCTGGCGATGGCCCGCGCCGAGGGCCGCTACACCAAGCTGCTCGCCGAACTGGCGCGCACTGAGCTGCTGGTCCTGGATGACTGGGGATTGGCCCCTTTGAACGACGAGCAGCGGCGCGATCTGCTCGAAATCCTCGACGACCGCTTCAAGACGCGCGCCACCCTGGTCACCAGCCAACTCCCGGTCGCCCTTTGGCATGACTACCTCGGCGATCCGACCCTCGCCGACGCCATCCTCGATCGCCTCGTGCACTGCGCCTACAAGATCAATTTGACCGGAGACTCGATGCGCAAACACTCCACCGGGTTGACAGACGATCCCGCCCTCGCGTAA
- a CDS encoding antirestriction protein codes for MTTRTMVPTEKRVHHAAEIFGRYFSYPVEPTIYTVADRLSADYQGGYWTFWALDNQGFYMAPDVEETFAVICENGFEGSLSADAFGITCCLYTYSDLSFQKDRGLACRCAEQYHRLRVYVYDHPEAEGILRATD; via the coding sequence CGAGAAGCGGGTCCACCATGCCGCCGAGATCTTCGGGCGCTACTTCTCCTATCCGGTGGAACCGACGATCTATACCGTCGCTGATAGGCTCAGTGCCGACTACCAAGGCGGTTACTGGACCTTCTGGGCGCTCGACAACCAAGGCTTCTACATGGCTCCGGACGTCGAGGAGACCTTCGCGGTGATCTGCGAGAACGGTTTCGAGGGGTCGCTGTCCGCCGATGCCTTCGGGATCACATGCTGTCTGTACACCTACAGCGACTTGAGTTTCCAAAAGGATCGGGGTTTGGCGTGCAGGTGTGCCGAGCAGTACCACCGACTGCGGGTGTATGTCTACGACCATCCCGAAGCGGAGGGCATCCTTCGGGCCACCGACTGA
- a CDS encoding DNA primase family protein, giving the protein MTTSISTPFSLTVFTGETGSRLTKSYRLSEDGKIIKDGQPFFIEGHAETVSLQSLSDLAEVIDNLKQHQCIATGVFDVPKCRVVTKDALDENAVASGVRARSKDYMKQPEIGVVLFDYDPSLNMPDRLRQYTPTQVIDTIRADLPELRKVGYIGRASSSSGVHETNQQPGMPKGFHIYCLFKNSDLKALKTYLEVKLWNEGYGYIEFARNGALLVRTLIDLAVLSPERLIYEAAPILGSGLSREPSPWKEGKGGPIDCDLNLTEEEICEYRDKVETAKAKAQEQSLRHKEAYLEEKASQLASDQQIPLDEAKQRISVEYRQEGEQIFLPSNFILEVKGKALTFGELLERADLDGATMPDPIEGRAYGTSTAKFYYNKGLNPCVNSFAHGGQVYRLEDSFNEISELQVEEAPQDDLMKAQNLVNSILDDVEGDVGIVFRDDVIAALRTIKHRDPPDYERLRTLFKKLNPGVSVQKLDKRTASRSSTGKSTHDGYARELLQIYTVESWGPIGYEDQLYVLNADTSVWVYVESNELIKTVSQEFDGQPNCTRSNDYKDIVKHAITISSQPGFFDDSPTGVACSEGFYRVEAGRMIREDLSPSHRQRLRLDYTPKEIPIPRFDQFLAETFGVEDEEEQRQQVQVVQEIFGGIMLGILHRYQKAVLFYDPIGRAGKGTIVDIIKSLLPRRFITSVSPYKFDEEYYLASIMTSRLNVAGELDSKKTIPENVLKMITGGDDITGRHPAGRPMTFKSQAAQLFMSNHMIRTSDKGEAFFARWQFVEFPNSRLRSNQPLDPDLAQTIISEERSGIAFWALQGGIRLLEQKHYSPSKAHDRLMKNWRRWADSLVYFIQEACETGDKEFSLKRSDFYSAYEQWCDEFGITPDRKRDVMDRILKFPEFAITSRRTNGYDMYYGVKLKAFEKIEV; this is encoded by the coding sequence ATGACGACATCAATAAGCACCCCTTTTTCCCTAACCGTTTTCACCGGTGAAACAGGATCCCGATTGACGAAAAGCTATCGACTCTCCGAAGACGGGAAAATCATTAAGGACGGACAACCATTCTTTATCGAAGGCCATGCCGAAACGGTTTCGCTCCAATCGCTGTCGGATCTCGCCGAGGTGATTGACAATCTAAAGCAACATCAGTGTATCGCAACCGGTGTCTTTGATGTTCCGAAGTGTCGTGTCGTCACCAAGGATGCTCTTGATGAAAACGCTGTTGCCTCCGGTGTCAGAGCGCGATCGAAGGACTATATGAAACAACCGGAAATCGGTGTGGTGCTTTTTGACTACGATCCCAGCCTGAATATGCCAGACCGTCTGAGACAATACACTCCGACACAGGTTATTGATACGATAAGAGCGGACTTACCGGAACTTAGGAAGGTCGGCTATATAGGACGTGCAAGTAGTTCATCAGGCGTTCACGAGACAAATCAACAACCCGGCATGCCGAAAGGCTTTCATATCTACTGCCTATTCAAGAATAGCGATCTTAAGGCGCTCAAGACATATCTGGAGGTCAAACTCTGGAATGAGGGATACGGTTACATCGAGTTTGCCAGAAACGGCGCACTCTTGGTAAGGACACTTATTGATCTTGCAGTCCTCAGTCCGGAGCGGTTGATCTACGAAGCTGCCCCGATTCTCGGGTCCGGACTATCGAGAGAGCCAAGCCCCTGGAAAGAGGGGAAGGGCGGTCCAATCGACTGCGATCTGAATCTGACCGAAGAGGAAATCTGCGAATACAGAGACAAAGTGGAAACTGCGAAAGCAAAGGCTCAAGAACAGTCACTGAGGCACAAGGAAGCCTACCTCGAAGAGAAAGCATCTCAACTGGCTTCTGATCAACAGATCCCGTTGGACGAGGCAAAACAACGGATCTCCGTGGAGTATCGCCAAGAGGGTGAACAGATCTTTCTCCCGTCCAACTTTATTCTAGAAGTTAAAGGGAAGGCACTGACATTCGGTGAATTGTTGGAGCGGGCCGATCTTGATGGCGCAACCATGCCAGATCCCATTGAAGGACGTGCTTATGGCACATCGACCGCTAAATTTTACTACAACAAGGGTCTCAATCCTTGCGTCAACTCGTTTGCGCATGGCGGGCAGGTCTACAGGCTCGAGGACTCATTCAATGAAATTTCGGAGCTTCAGGTAGAAGAAGCGCCGCAAGATGATTTGATGAAAGCACAGAATCTCGTCAACAGCATCTTGGACGACGTTGAAGGAGATGTGGGTATTGTTTTTAGAGATGACGTCATAGCTGCGCTGCGAACAATCAAACATCGAGATCCCCCAGATTACGAGCGCCTCCGTACTCTTTTTAAGAAACTCAATCCGGGGGTTTCGGTTCAGAAGTTGGATAAACGCACTGCCTCAAGATCGAGTACGGGCAAGTCGACGCACGACGGTTATGCACGAGAACTCCTCCAGATCTACACAGTCGAGTCGTGGGGGCCAATTGGGTATGAGGATCAGCTTTATGTCTTAAACGCCGATACTTCGGTATGGGTCTATGTTGAGAGCAACGAACTCATCAAGACTGTCTCTCAAGAGTTCGATGGGCAGCCAAATTGCACTCGGTCGAACGACTACAAAGATATTGTAAAGCATGCCATTACCATATCGAGCCAACCGGGATTTTTCGATGATTCACCAACGGGCGTGGCATGTTCGGAAGGATTTTATCGCGTCGAAGCAGGTCGGATGATCAGGGAGGATTTATCGCCGTCTCATCGACAGCGCCTCCGTTTGGACTATACGCCCAAAGAGATTCCGATACCAAGATTCGATCAGTTTCTTGCAGAGACGTTCGGCGTTGAGGATGAGGAAGAGCAAAGGCAGCAAGTGCAAGTTGTACAGGAAATCTTCGGTGGGATTATGCTTGGGATTCTGCATCGGTATCAGAAAGCCGTCCTTTTCTATGATCCGATCGGTCGAGCCGGCAAAGGAACGATTGTGGACATCATCAAAAGCCTATTGCCGAGACGATTTATCACATCTGTGTCTCCCTATAAATTCGACGAAGAATACTATCTGGCAAGCATAATGACATCGCGACTGAATGTTGCGGGGGAGTTGGATAGCAAAAAGACCATTCCGGAAAACGTCCTTAAGATGATCACGGGTGGTGATGATATCACTGGGAGACACCCGGCCGGTCGACCTATGACGTTTAAGAGTCAGGCGGCGCAGTTGTTTATGAGTAACCACATGATCCGAACCTCGGACAAAGGAGAGGCGTTCTTTGCCCGATGGCAATTTGTCGAGTTTCCGAATAGCCGACTCCGTAGCAATCAGCCGCTGGACCCCGATCTAGCGCAGACAATCATCAGTGAAGAGCGGTCGGGTATTGCGTTCTGGGCGCTGCAAGGAGGTATTCGTCTTCTGGAACAAAAGCATTATAGTCCATCTAAGGCCCATGATCGACTCATGAAGAATTGGCGTCGATGGGCCGACAGCCTTGTGTATTTTATTCAGGAAGCTTGCGAGACCGGCGATAAGGAATTCTCGCTCAAGCGTAGCGACTTTTATAGTGCATATGAACAGTGGTGTGATGAGTTTGGGATAACTCCTGATAGGAAGCGGGATGTCATGGATCGGATTTTGAAGTTTCCCGAATTTGCTATTACGTCCAGAAGAACGAATGGATATGACATGTATTACGGGGTCAAGCTTAAAGCATTTGAGAAAATTGAAGTCTAA
- the istA gene encoding IS21 family transposase, with product MPRQRLSMRKVEEVLRLKWGSGRSVREIARALGIGRTTVSEYLDRAEAAGLSWPLPEGLSAGELERRLFKPGGRPAERGLVEPDFDVVHRELRRKGVTLFLLWQEYRERHPEGYSYSQFCARYSVWKGRVDVVMRQTHRAGEKLFVDYAGQTAAVIDPDSGEIRTAQIFVAVLGASNYTYAEATWTQTLPDWIGAQVRALNFLGGCPDIIVPDNLKSAVSKAHRYEPDLNPTYQDFAAHYGLAVIPARVRKPRDKAKAEGGVLLVERWILARLRHQEFFSLAELNGVIATHLQALNTRPFKKLDGSRLSQFEAIDRPALRALPATPYEYAEWRKARVAPNIHIEVDGHHYSVPHALVKRQVDVRMTTTTVEVMHQGQRVASHVRSARRGGYTTVTDHMPERHQRALEWTPERLQRWAHTIGPATAAVTTQLLGARRHPQQAFNACFGVLRLSTAYSEARLEAACARALTLGTVSYKSLATILEKGLDQRPLPTPDQQSLPLDHANLRGADYYH from the coding sequence ATGCCAAGACAGAGGTTATCCATGCGAAAAGTCGAAGAGGTGTTGCGGTTGAAATGGGGTTCCGGGCGGTCGGTGCGGGAGATCGCCCGTGCGCTCGGTATCGGGCGAACAACGGTGTCGGAGTACTTGGATCGGGCCGAGGCGGCAGGGCTGTCCTGGCCGTTGCCCGAGGGTCTGAGTGCGGGCGAGTTGGAGCGGCGGCTGTTCAAGCCGGGCGGGCGCCCCGCCGAGCGCGGGCTGGTCGAGCCCGACTTCGATGTCGTTCACCGGGAGCTGCGGCGCAAAGGCGTCACGCTGTTCCTGCTCTGGCAGGAGTACCGCGAGCGCCATCCCGAGGGCTATTCCTACAGCCAATTCTGCGCCCGCTACAGCGTCTGGAAGGGTCGGGTGGATGTGGTCATGCGCCAAACCCATCGGGCCGGGGAGAAGCTCTTCGTCGACTACGCCGGGCAGACGGCGGCGGTGATCGACCCCGACAGCGGGGAGATCCGCACCGCGCAGATCTTCGTGGCGGTGCTCGGGGCCTCCAACTACACCTATGCCGAGGCGACCTGGACGCAGACGCTCCCCGACTGGATCGGCGCGCAGGTGCGCGCGCTGAACTTTCTCGGCGGTTGCCCGGACATCATCGTTCCCGACAATCTGAAAAGCGCCGTCAGCAAGGCCCACCGTTACGAGCCGGATCTGAATCCGACCTACCAGGATTTCGCCGCCCATTACGGGCTGGCGGTGATCCCGGCACGGGTGCGCAAACCTCGGGATAAGGCCAAGGCCGAGGGCGGCGTGCTGTTGGTCGAACGTTGGATCCTGGCGCGCCTGCGCCATCAGGAGTTCTTCTCCCTTGCCGAGCTCAACGGGGTCATTGCCACCCACCTGCAGGCGCTCAATACCCGTCCCTTCAAAAAGCTCGACGGCTCGCGCCTGAGCCAATTCGAGGCGATCGATCGCCCGGCCCTGCGCGCGCTGCCGGCAACTCCCTACGAGTACGCCGAATGGCGCAAGGCACGGGTGGCGCCGAACATTCACATCGAGGTCGACGGGCACCACTATTCGGTCCCGCACGCCCTGGTCAAGCGCCAGGTCGACGTGCGCATGACCACCACCACAGTGGAGGTCATGCACCAAGGCCAGCGGGTCGCCAGCCATGTCCGCAGCGCCCGTCGGGGCGGCTATACCACGGTGACCGACCACATGCCGGAGCGCCATCAACGCGCCCTGGAGTGGACCCCGGAACGCCTGCAGCGCTGGGCGCACACCATCGGCCCGGCCACCGCTGCCGTCACCACGCAACTGCTCGGCGCGCGGCGCCATCCACAACAGGCCTTCAATGCCTGTTTCGGGGTGCTGCGCCTGAGCACGGCCTACAGCGAGGCCCGCCTGGAGGCGGCCTGTGCACGCGCGCTCACCCTCGGCACCGTCAGCTACAAAAGCCTCGCCACGATCCTGGAGAAAGGGCTTGATCAGCGGCCCTTGCCGACCCCCGATCAGCAGAGTTTGCCGCTGGATCACGCCAATCTGCGCGGCGCCGACTACTACCACTAA
- a CDS encoding site-specific integrase, with protein sequence MPVVRLDAAFVRTAICPQGKSKIDYYSDSLQGFILEVRATGNKTYYLRYRDTFGRLRAQKIGSADAVSFEKAQKAAIQLKAKITLGEDPGNEKKRLKQIPTLEELIRDRYMPHIQTAKRRPDFDEGIIRLHLLPKFGRYRLAEIDAESIQAWHQLKSASGLSPAYCNAMVGVLRRIFNLAKRWGVPGAEVNPTANVTLLEVDNIKEVYLTAEQTERLITAVNNSSNTQLRYIVPLLLLTGARKRELLDAKWEDIDQDRREWRIPITKSGKPRKVPLSKMAIEVFETVPRFPDCPYVVPNPATLQPFKSIWGSWTSARTQAGMPGLRLHDLRHSFASALVNAGRSIYEVQKLLGHAKVTTTERYAHLANQTLLDATDAAAHVTGITVSGH encoded by the coding sequence ATGCCCGTCGTCAGGCTCGATGCCGCTTTTGTCAGAACCGCAATCTGCCCCCAAGGCAAGTCCAAGATTGACTACTACTCCGACAGCTTGCAAGGCTTCATCCTGGAGGTCAGAGCCACCGGCAACAAAACGTACTATCTGCGGTACAGAGACACCTTCGGTCGGCTCCGAGCCCAGAAGATCGGCAGTGCAGATGCCGTGTCCTTCGAGAAGGCCCAGAAGGCTGCGATCCAGCTCAAGGCCAAGATCACCTTGGGCGAAGATCCCGGCAATGAGAAGAAGCGCTTAAAGCAGATCCCGACCTTGGAGGAGCTGATCCGCGATCGCTACATGCCCCACATCCAGACCGCCAAACGCAGACCGGACTTCGATGAAGGAATCATCCGACTGCATCTCCTGCCCAAGTTTGGGCGCTATCGGCTGGCGGAGATCGACGCCGAGAGTATCCAGGCATGGCATCAACTGAAATCCGCCTCGGGATTGAGCCCTGCGTACTGCAACGCCATGGTCGGCGTGCTCAGACGGATCTTCAATCTCGCCAAGCGATGGGGCGTACCGGGAGCGGAGGTCAATCCCACGGCCAATGTCACGCTGCTGGAGGTCGACAACATCAAGGAGGTCTACCTGACGGCAGAGCAGACGGAGCGCTTGATCACGGCGGTCAACAACAGCAGCAACACCCAGCTCCGGTACATCGTGCCCCTCCTACTGCTCACCGGAGCGCGCAAACGGGAACTCCTGGATGCCAAATGGGAGGATATCGATCAGGACCGCCGGGAATGGAGGATTCCCATAACCAAGAGCGGGAAGCCCCGGAAGGTGCCCCTGTCCAAAATGGCCATCGAGGTCTTCGAGACGGTGCCCAGGTTCCCGGACTGCCCGTATGTGGTCCCGAATCCCGCAACCCTGCAGCCCTTCAAATCGATCTGGGGAAGCTGGACATCCGCCCGGACGCAAGCAGGAATGCCGGGGCTCAGGCTCCATGACCTTCGGCACTCGTTCGCGTCGGCCCTGGTCAATGCCGGGCGCAGCATCTATGAGGTCCAGAAGCTCCTCGGACATGCCAAGGTCACGACGACCGAGCGCTATGCCCACTTGGCGAATCAGACCCTACTGGACGCGACGGATGCAGCAGCACACGTGACCGGAATCACTGTTTCCGGACATTGA